In one window of Janthinobacterium sp. 1_2014MBL_MicDiv DNA:
- the glnA gene encoding type I glutamate--ammonia ligase codes for MAMTAAEVLKMVEENEVKFVDFRFADTRGKEQHVTVPVSHFDMDKFESGHAFDGSSIAGWKGIEASDMILLPDPNTANIDPFMEETTLFMQCDVIEPSDGKGYDRDPRSIAKRAEAYLKSSGMGDTAYFGPEPEFFIFDSVRWKIDMSGCFVKIGSDEGSWSTGKDIEGGNSGHRPTVKGGYFPVPPVDSFQDMRSEMCLILESLGIPVEVHHHEVAGAGQNEIGTKFSTLVERADWTQNLKYVVWNVAHSYGKTATFMPKPIVGDNGSGMHVHQSVWKDGKNLFAGDGYAGLSDFALYYIGGIIKHAKALNAITNPGTNSYKRLVPGYEAPVKLAYSAKNRSASIRIPHVANPKGRRVEARFPDPLANPYLCFAALLMAGLDGVANKIHPGEAASKDLYHLPPEEDALIPTVCASLEEALEALDKDREFLTRGGVFSDSMIDAYLELKMQDVQRMRMTTHPAEFDMYYSL; via the coding sequence ATGGCAATGACAGCCGCAGAAGTCTTGAAGATGGTAGAAGAGAACGAAGTCAAATTCGTTGATTTCCGCTTTGCCGATACCCGTGGTAAAGAGCAGCACGTGACGGTTCCCGTGTCGCACTTCGACATGGACAAATTCGAATCGGGCCATGCCTTCGACGGCTCCTCGATCGCTGGCTGGAAAGGCATTGAAGCGTCCGACATGATCTTGCTGCCGGATCCAAACACCGCCAATATCGACCCGTTCATGGAAGAAACGACGCTGTTCATGCAGTGCGACGTGATCGAACCGTCGGACGGCAAGGGCTACGACCGCGACCCGCGCTCGATCGCGAAACGCGCCGAAGCCTACCTGAAATCGTCGGGCATGGGCGACACCGCCTACTTCGGCCCTGAGCCGGAATTCTTCATCTTCGACAGCGTGCGCTGGAAGATCGACATGTCGGGCTGCTTCGTCAAGATCGGTTCGGACGAAGGTTCGTGGTCGACCGGCAAGGACATCGAAGGCGGCAACAGCGGCCACCGTCCTACCGTCAAGGGCGGCTACTTCCCCGTGCCGCCAGTGGACAGCTTCCAGGACATGCGTTCGGAAATGTGCCTGATCCTGGAATCGCTGGGCATCCCGGTTGAGGTACATCATCACGAAGTCGCTGGCGCGGGCCAGAATGAAATCGGCACCAAGTTCTCGACCCTGGTCGAGCGCGCCGACTGGACGCAAAACCTGAAATACGTGGTGTGGAACGTGGCGCACAGCTATGGCAAGACCGCCACCTTCATGCCGAAACCTATCGTTGGCGACAACGGCTCGGGCATGCACGTGCATCAATCCGTATGGAAAGATGGCAAGAACCTGTTCGCCGGTGACGGCTATGCCGGCCTGTCCGATTTCGCCCTGTACTACATCGGCGGCATCATCAAGCACGCCAAGGCACTGAACGCGATCACCAATCCGGGCACCAACTCGTACAAGCGCCTGGTACCAGGCTACGAAGCACCGGTGAAACTGGCGTACTCGGCGAAAAACCGTTCCGCCTCGATCCGTATCCCGCACGTGGCCAATCCAAAAGGCCGTCGCGTGGAAGCGCGTTTCCCGGATCCACTGGCGAACCCGTACCTGTGCTTCGCCGCACTGCTGATGGCTGGCCTGGACGGCGTTGCCAACAAGATCCATCCGGGCGAAGCCGCATCGAAAGATCTGTACCATCTGCCGCCAGAGGAAGATGCACTGATCCCTACCGTTTGCGCCTCGCTGGAAGAAGCGCTGGAAGCCCTGGACAAGGACCGCGAGTTCCTGACCCGTGGCGGTGTCTTCAGCGATTCGATGATCGATGCCTACCTGGAACTGAAAATGCAGGACGTACAGCGCATGCGCATGACCACGCATCCTGCCGAGTTCGACATGTACTACTCGCTGTAA
- a CDS encoding transglycosylase domain-containing protein: MKDTGVNLAAQERPPADTLPDAGAEAPPPASPPKKRRSRIWPIFAIIALALIAGVAWFVMREVRTSALQAEFFTRLDRQLTYKVEPGPAPADAIRYPQHGPYDERLGYASLPDFITKLNARDYEITAQARMSPKMVQLVDRGIFATYHEKNRAGLSILDCRAAPLFAASYPERMFDGFAEAPPALVQSLLFIENRELLDPGTPERNPAVEWDRLSKAVLDKALNLFGGHRSGGGSTLATQIEKYRHSEDGRTSSMQDKLLQMISASLRSYQDGENTMEARRKIVVNYLNTVPLSAKSGFGEVNGIGDGMWVWYGRPFAEVKTLLKGNMDQPGSALAYKQALSLLIAQRRPSHYLVAGGADLEELTNSHLRLLAQAGVISPQLRDAAVAERLRPSTASGVQSEASTSFVTRKASNAVRNHLAGMLGDPRLYNLDRLDLKVVSTLDAQAQNAVTKVLRELRDPEVAKAAGLTGKGMLGNGDPANVVYSFTLLQKGEQANLLRVQTDNYDQPLDINEGAKLDLGSTAKLRTLVTYLDIIDQLHQRYSGMGAAELGKIAVDPKDMLSQWAIAYLKPLPLGEARKLPAMLAAAMERKYSGNPGEGFFTGGGLHHFGNFSKLDDSRIMTLQQALRQSTNLVFVRLMRDVARYYMFSRPDSSASLLADADDPRRAQYLSRFADKEGREFLHRFYQKYRGKSVDEQEKILLASIRPTPVRLANIFRTINPKGTVAEFGDFLNANLPSQNEVPPERVAKMYEQYAMENWSLADRGYLANVHPLELWMVAYLRQHEGSTLSQMVAASEKERQEVYKWLFNTHRKHAQDRRIANLLEVEGFLEIHRQWKKMGYPFDSLVPSYATTLGASADRPAALAELMGIIINDGVRKPSVRIDSMHFAANTPYDTKFQRGSKVEAEQVLSPDVARAVAKAIREVVSDGTAKRAKTAFVGADGVPIPMGGKTGTGDQRFDVYGAGGRLIESRYVNRSATFVFNIGERFYGSMTAYVRGPESKNYDFTSALPVQLLVSLAPSLMPLIEPPAPAEGVARQCTN; encoded by the coding sequence ATGAAAGACACAGGCGTCAACCTGGCCGCGCAAGAGCGGCCCCCAGCCGATACACTGCCCGACGCGGGCGCCGAGGCCCCGCCGCCGGCGAGCCCGCCGAAGAAGCGCCGTTCGCGCATCTGGCCCATCTTTGCCATCATTGCGCTGGCGCTGATCGCCGGCGTGGCCTGGTTCGTCATGCGCGAAGTGCGCACGTCGGCCCTGCAGGCGGAATTCTTCACGCGCCTGGACCGCCAGCTGACGTACAAGGTCGAGCCCGGTCCCGCGCCGGCGGACGCCATCCGCTACCCGCAGCATGGCCCGTACGACGAGCGGCTCGGCTATGCCAGCCTGCCGGACTTCATCACCAAGCTCAACGCGCGCGATTATGAAATCACGGCGCAGGCGCGCATGTCGCCGAAGATGGTGCAGCTGGTCGATCGCGGCATCTTTGCCACGTATCACGAGAAAAACCGCGCCGGCCTGTCCATCCTCGATTGCCGTGCCGCGCCCCTGTTTGCCGCCAGCTACCCGGAGCGCATGTTCGACGGCTTCGCCGAAGCGCCGCCGGCGCTCGTGCAAAGCCTGCTGTTCATTGAAAACCGCGAATTGCTCGACCCGGGCACGCCCGAGCGCAACCCGGCCGTGGAGTGGGACCGCCTGAGCAAGGCTGTCCTCGACAAGGCGCTGAACCTGTTTGGCGGCCACCGCAGCGGCGGCGGCAGCACCCTGGCCACGCAGATCGAAAAATACCGGCATTCGGAAGACGGCCGCACCAGTTCCATGCAGGACAAGCTGCTGCAGATGATTTCGGCCAGCCTGCGTTCGTACCAGGATGGCGAAAACACCATGGAAGCGCGGCGCAAGATCGTCGTCAATTACCTCAATACCGTGCCGCTGTCGGCGAAAAGCGGCTTTGGCGAAGTCAACGGCATTGGCGACGGCATGTGGGTCTGGTATGGCCGCCCGTTCGCCGAGGTCAAGACTTTGCTCAAGGGCAATATGGACCAGCCGGGCAGCGCGCTCGCCTACAAGCAGGCGCTGAGCCTGCTGATCGCGCAGCGCCGTCCCTCGCATTATCTGGTGGCCGGCGGCGCCGACCTGGAAGAATTGACGAACAGCCATCTGCGCCTGCTGGCGCAGGCGGGCGTGATCTCGCCGCAGCTGCGCGATGCCGCCGTCGCCGAGCGCCTGCGCCCATCGACGGCCTCGGGCGTGCAGTCGGAAGCGTCGACCTCGTTCGTCACGCGCAAGGCCTCGAATGCCGTGCGCAACCACCTGGCTGGCATGCTCGGCGATCCGCGCTTGTACAACCTCGACCGTCTTGACCTGAAAGTGGTCAGCACGCTTGACGCGCAGGCGCAAAACGCCGTCACCAAGGTCTTGCGCGAGCTGCGCGACCCCGAAGTGGCGAAAGCGGCCGGCCTGACGGGCAAGGGCATGCTGGGCAATGGCGACCCGGCCAATGTCGTGTACAGCTTTACCCTGCTGCAAAAGGGCGAGCAGGCCAACCTGCTGCGCGTGCAGACGGACAACTATGACCAGCCGCTCGACATCAACGAGGGCGCCAAGCTCGACCTCGGCTCCACGGCCAAGCTGCGCACGCTGGTGACCTACCTGGACATCATCGACCAGCTGCACCAGCGCTACAGCGGCATGGGCGCCGCCGAGCTGGGCAAGATCGCCGTCGATCCGAAGGACATGCTGTCGCAGTGGGCGATTGCCTATTTGAAACCATTGCCGCTCGGCGAGGCGCGCAAGCTGCCGGCCATGCTGGCGGCCGCCATGGAACGCAAGTATTCGGGCAACCCGGGCGAAGGCTTCTTCACGGGCGGCGGCTTGCACCATTTCGGCAACTTCTCCAAGCTCGACGACAGCCGCATCATGACCTTGCAGCAGGCGCTGCGCCAGTCGACCAACCTGGTGTTCGTGCGCCTGATGCGCGACGTGGCCCGCTACTACATGTTTTCGCGTCCCGATTCGTCCGCCTCCTTGCTGGCGGACGCCGACGATCCGCGCCGCGCGCAGTACCTGAGCCGTTTTGCCGACAAGGAAGGGCGCGAATTCCTGCACCGCTTCTATCAGAAATACCGTGGCAAGAGCGTCGACGAGCAGGAAAAGATCTTGCTGGCCAGCATACGCCCGACCCCCGTGCGCCTGGCGAATATCTTCCGCACCATCAATCCGAAGGGCACCGTGGCGGAATTCGGCGATTTCCTCAACGCCAACTTGCCATCGCAAAATGAAGTGCCGCCCGAGCGCGTGGCCAAGATGTACGAGCAGTACGCGATGGAAAACTGGTCGCTGGCCGACCGTGGTTATCTCGCCAATGTGCATCCGCTGGAACTGTGGATGGTGGCGTACCTGCGCCAGCACGAGGGTTCCACCCTGTCGCAGATGGTGGCGGCCAGCGAAAAGGAACGCCAGGAAGTGTACAAATGGCTGTTCAATACGCACCGCAAGCATGCGCAGGACCGCCGCATCGCCAATTTGCTGGAAGTGGAAGGGTTCCTGGAAATCCACCGCCAGTGGAAGAAGATGGGCTATCCGTTCGACTCGCTCGTGCCGTCGTACGCGACGACCCTGGGTGCCTCGGCCGACCGGCCCGCCGCGCTGGCCGAGTTGATGGGCATCATCATCAACGATGGCGTGCGCAAGCCGAGCGTGCGCATCGATTCCATGCATTTCGCCGCCAACACGCCATATGACACCAAGTTCCAGCGGGGCAGCAAGGTGGAGGCGGAGCAAGTGCTGTCGCCGGACGTGGCGCGCGCCGTGGCCAAGGCCATCCGCGAAGTGGTGTCGGACGGCACGGCGAAGCGGGCGAAGACGGCATTCGTCGGCGCCGACGGCGTGCCCATCCCGATGGGCGGCAAGACGGGCACGGGCGACCAGCGTTTCGACGTGTATGGCGCCGGTGGCCGCCTGATCGAGTCGCGCTATGTGAACCGCTCGGCCACGTTCGTCTTCAATATCGGCGAACGCTTCTATGGCAGCATGACGGCGTATGTGCGGGGGCCGGAATCGAAGAACTACGATTTCACCAGCGCCTTGCCGGTACAGTTGCTCGTCTCGCTGGCGCCGAGCCTGATGCCGCTGATCGAGCCGCCCGCGCCGGCCGAAGGCGTGGCCAGGCAGTGCACCAATTAA
- a CDS encoding glutathione S-transferase family protein produces the protein MLKILGKAASINVRKVLWTCEELDLPYEREDWGSGFRATDDPAFLALNPNAMVPVLLDGDLVLWESNTICRYLCAQAGRDDLLPSSPRARAEVEKWMDWQMGDLNNSWRYAFMSLVRHSPAHQDAAQLAAGIAGWNKMMGILEQQLQRTGAFVCGEAFTVADIVLGLSVKRWLMAPLQRPDYRAIAAYHARLADKTAVFAG, from the coding sequence ATGCTGAAAATTCTTGGAAAAGCCGCCTCGATCAACGTCCGCAAAGTCCTGTGGACGTGCGAGGAACTCGATCTGCCGTACGAACGCGAAGACTGGGGCAGCGGCTTTCGCGCCACCGACGACCCCGCCTTCCTGGCCCTGAACCCGAACGCCATGGTGCCCGTGCTGCTCGATGGCGACCTGGTGCTGTGGGAATCGAACACGATTTGCCGCTACCTGTGCGCGCAGGCGGGCCGCGACGACTTGTTGCCAAGCAGCCCCCGTGCCCGCGCGGAAGTGGAAAAATGGATGGATTGGCAGATGGGCGATTTGAACAACAGCTGGCGCTACGCCTTCATGTCGCTGGTGCGCCACAGCCCGGCGCACCAGGATGCCGCGCAACTGGCGGCCGGTATTGCCGGATGGAACAAGATGATGGGCATCCTCGAGCAGCAGTTGCAGCGCACGGGCGCCTTCGTGTGCGGCGAAGCGTTTACCGTGGCCGATATCGTGCTGGGCCTGTCCGTCAAGCGCTGGCTGATGGCGCCGCTGCAGCGTCCCGACTACCGCGCCATCGCCGCCTATCATGCGCGCCTGGCGGACAAGACCGCCGTGTTTGCCGGCTAA
- a CDS encoding DUF4124 domain-containing protein codes for MAGLLGAAAQAHGQIFLCTDAQGHKELTDMRRNASCQLLDLPGAITAPPARKTPPPSGAPARPSTQAAGTPAPAAGAFPRVDGAEQRARDLDRRQILQDELRSEEQKLAAQRLEFNEGQPERQGNERNYAKYQERVAQLKDNISRTQQNVEALKREIANIR; via the coding sequence ATGGCCGGATTGCTGGGCGCCGCGGCCCAGGCGCATGGGCAGATTTTCCTGTGCACGGATGCCCAGGGCCACAAGGAATTGACGGATATGCGGCGCAACGCCAGTTGCCAGCTGCTCGATTTACCGGGCGCCATCACGGCGCCGCCGGCGCGCAAGACGCCGCCCCCGTCGGGCGCGCCCGCGCGACCCAGTACCCAGGCGGCAGGCACGCCGGCGCCCGCCGCCGGCGCGTTTCCCCGGGTCGATGGCGCCGAGCAGCGCGCGCGCGACCTGGACCGGCGCCAGATCTTGCAGGATGAATTACGCAGCGAAGAGCAGAAACTGGCGGCGCAGCGCCTGGAATTCAACGAGGGCCAGCCGGAACGCCAGGGCAATGAGCGCAACTATGCCAAGTACCAGGAGCGGGTGGCGCAACTGAAGGACAACATTAGCCGGACACAGCAGAACGTCGAGGCCCTGAAACGCGAGATCGCGAATATCCGATGA
- a CDS encoding rhodanese-like domain-containing protein, which produces MTTAADILSTARSRANEGTPYAGAVTPQEAYELLQLDASVKLIDVRTNAERDWVGRVDIADTQHGAVQWATYPGGVPNPDFLAQLAAQAGKDEVLLFLCRSGVRSRHAAKLATEHGYANCFDILEGFEGDKDADGHRKQIGGWCKAGLPWLGA; this is translated from the coding sequence ATGACCACCGCCGCCGACATCCTGAGCACCGCCCGCAGCCGCGCCAATGAGGGTACGCCGTACGCCGGCGCCGTGACGCCGCAGGAAGCGTATGAATTGCTGCAACTCGATGCCAGCGTCAAGCTGATCGACGTGCGCACCAATGCCGAGCGCGACTGGGTCGGCCGGGTCGACATCGCCGATACCCAGCATGGTGCGGTGCAATGGGCCACTTATCCGGGCGGCGTGCCCAATCCCGACTTTCTCGCGCAACTGGCTGCCCAGGCCGGCAAAGACGAAGTACTGCTGTTCCTGTGCCGCTCCGGCGTGCGCTCGCGCCATGCGGCCAAGCTGGCCACCGAACACGGCTATGCGAATTGCTTCGACATCCTCGAAGGCTTCGAGGGCGACAAGGATGCCGACGGCCACCGCAAACAGATCGGTGGCTGGTGCAAGGCGGGCTTGCCGTGGCTGGGCGCCTGA
- the glnL gene encoding nitrogen regulation protein NR(II), with amino-acid sequence MTTDTHSSRPAHLAGLDLLASAVILLDGDGRIGYANAAAENLLESSLKALSRQKLTALFLNPDELAGICAQALEHKFSDLRQDLSLERLGREPLRVHSIISALDAPPDSVLIELRENVQQLKLDREERILDQSQVNKELIRNLAHEIKNPLGGIRGAAQLLELELPALHLSELREYTQVIIKEADRLQTLVDRLLAPHRRPHIVGDVNIHEVCERVRSLILAEFPSGLTISRDYDASIPEFRGDKEQLIQTVLNIAHNAAQALAERIEAGDAELIFKTRVARQVTLAKVRYNLALDLHIIDNGPGIAPQIRDRIFYPLVSGREGGSGLGLTLAQTFVQQHLGVIECESRPGYTDFRIVLPLP; translated from the coding sequence ATGACTACAGACACCCACTCCAGCCGCCCGGCCCACCTGGCCGGCCTCGATCTGCTCGCGTCAGCCGTGATCCTGCTCGACGGCGACGGCCGCATCGGCTATGCCAACGCGGCGGCGGAAAACCTGCTGGAAAGCTCGCTGAAAGCCCTGTCGCGGCAAAAGCTGACGGCCCTGTTCCTCAATCCCGACGAGCTGGCCGGCATCTGCGCGCAGGCGCTCGAGCACAAGTTTTCCGACTTGCGCCAGGACTTGAGCCTGGAACGCCTGGGGCGCGAACCGCTGCGCGTGCACAGCATCATCAGCGCGCTCGACGCGCCGCCCGACAGCGTGCTGATCGAGCTGCGCGAAAACGTGCAGCAACTCAAACTCGACCGCGAGGAACGCATCCTCGACCAGAGCCAGGTCAACAAGGAGCTGATCCGCAACCTGGCGCATGAAATCAAGAACCCGCTGGGCGGCATCCGCGGCGCGGCGCAGCTGCTGGAGCTGGAATTGCCGGCCCTGCACCTGAGCGAGCTGCGCGAATACACGCAGGTCATCATCAAGGAAGCGGACCGCCTGCAGACCCTGGTCGATCGCCTGCTGGCGCCGCACCGCCGCCCGCACATCGTCGGCGACGTGAATATCCACGAAGTGTGCGAGCGCGTGCGCAGCCTGATCCTGGCCGAGTTTCCCAGCGGCCTGACCATTTCGCGCGATTACGACGCCTCGATCCCCGAGTTCCGCGGCGACAAGGAACAATTGATACAGACCGTGCTCAACATCGCGCACAACGCGGCGCAGGCGCTGGCCGAGCGCATCGAGGCGGGCGATGCGGAACTGATTTTCAAGACGCGCGTGGCGCGCCAGGTGACCCTGGCCAAGGTCCGCTACAACCTGGCATTAGACTTGCATATCATTGACAATGGACCGGGCATCGCACCCCAGATCCGCGACCGGATTTTCTACCCGCTGGTGTCGGGCAGGGAAGGCGGCAGCGGTTTGGGACTGACCTTGGCGCAAACCTTCGTGCAGCAGCACCTGGGCGTGATCGAGTGCGAAAGCCGGCCTGGATACACCGATTTCAGGATCGTTCTGCCCTTGCCATAA
- the ntrC gene encoding nitrogen regulation protein NR(I), with amino-acid sequence MKPIWIVDDDESIRWVLEKALARENLATKSFANARDAIAALELDTPQVLVSDIRMPGASGLELLQTVKSRFPGLPVIIITAFSDLDSAVAAFQGGAFEYLAKPFDIDKAVELIRRALEESLRETSVESGPSETPEILGQAPAMQEVFRAIGRLSQSNVTVLITGESGSGKELVARALHKHSPRAAQPFIALNTAAIPKDLLESELFGHERGAFTGAQTTRRGRFEQAENGTLFLDEIGDMPFDLQTRLLRVLSDGHFYRVGGHQPMKANVRVITATHQNLEQRVRDGLFREDLYHRLNVIRLRLPSLRERREDIPILVRHFLVQSARQLGVEAKRMSEPTMQFLSSLDLPGNVRQLENLCNWITVMAPGQTVEIKDLPLELTQGQGDGAASVVSGEGAAPAVAHAHGGQVFEAAAPANGAPPGWIGLLELQAAGMLGAGQQEVMAVLGRQFESALIKTALKHTHGRKNDAAVRLGIGRNTITRKISELGIDGAKDD; translated from the coding sequence ATGAAGCCAATCTGGATAGTTGACGACGACGAATCAATCCGCTGGGTGCTGGAAAAAGCCCTGGCGCGGGAAAATCTCGCCACCAAGAGTTTTGCCAATGCGCGTGACGCCATCGCCGCGCTGGAACTGGACACGCCGCAAGTGCTCGTGTCCGACATCCGCATGCCGGGCGCGTCCGGCCTGGAATTGCTGCAGACGGTCAAGTCGCGCTTTCCCGGCTTGCCTGTCATCATCATCACGGCCTTTTCCGACCTCGATTCGGCCGTCGCGGCCTTCCAGGGCGGCGCCTTCGAATACCTGGCCAAGCCCTTCGACATCGACAAGGCCGTCGAACTGATCCGCCGCGCGCTGGAAGAGAGCCTGCGCGAGACGAGCGTCGAATCGGGGCCGTCGGAAACGCCGGAAATCCTCGGCCAGGCGCCGGCCATGCAGGAAGTCTTCCGCGCCATCGGCCGCCTGTCGCAATCGAACGTGACGGTGCTCATCACGGGCGAATCCGGTTCCGGCAAGGAACTGGTGGCGCGCGCGCTGCACAAGCACAGTCCGCGCGCGGCGCAGCCCTTCATCGCCCTCAACACGGCGGCGATTCCCAAGGATTTGCTGGAATCGGAACTGTTCGGCCATGAACGGGGCGCCTTTACGGGCGCGCAGACGACCCGCCGGGGCCGCTTCGAGCAAGCCGAGAACGGCACCCTGTTCCTCGACGAGATCGGCGACATGCCGTTCGACCTGCAGACGCGGCTCTTGCGCGTGCTGTCCGACGGCCATTTCTATCGCGTCGGCGGGCACCAGCCCATGAAAGCCAATGTGCGCGTGATCACGGCCACGCACCAGAACCTCGAGCAGCGCGTGCGCGACGGCCTGTTCCGCGAAGACTTGTATCACCGCCTGAACGTGATCCGCCTGCGCCTGCCCAGTTTGAGGGAGCGGCGCGAGGATATCCCCATCCTGGTGCGCCACTTCCTGGTGCAAAGTGCGCGCCAGCTGGGCGTGGAAGCCAAGCGCATGAGCGAACCGACCATGCAGTTTCTCAGCAGCCTAGATTTGCCCGGCAATGTGCGCCAGCTGGAAAACCTGTGCAACTGGATCACCGTCATGGCGCCGGGCCAGACGGTGGAAATCAAGGATTTGCCGCTGGAATTGACGCAGGGGCAGGGCGATGGCGCCGCCAGCGTCGTCTCGGGCGAAGGCGCGGCACCGGCCGTGGCCCATGCGCATGGCGGCCAGGTGTTCGAGGCCGCCGCGCCCGCCAATGGCGCGCCGCCGGGCTGGATCGGCTTGCTGGAACTGCAGGCGGCCGGCATGCTGGGCGCGGGGCAGCAGGAGGTCATGGCCGTGCTGGGACGGCAATTCGAGTCGGCCCTGATCAAGACGGCGCTCAAGCATACGCATGGGCGCAAGAACGACGCCGCCGTGCGCCTGGGCATCGGCCGCAACACCATCACGCGCAAGATCTCGGAACTGGGCATCGACGGCGCCAAGGACGATTGA
- a CDS encoding TAXI family TRAP transporter solute-binding subunit, whose translation MSKILAFSRFSVRDFLATAGPTLLLIGAVCALAYWLVDPAPPRQVSLSTGQDNSAYEEFGKKYAATLAKHGIKVTLQPSLGSQENLQRLNGGKTDIAFVQSGSTEHADAERHGLISLGSLFTEPVWLFMREDKAVTELTQLKGMKINLGPEGTGVPSLFRQLLSVNGVEATELTVSDLQNTPATVELLEGRIDGLVFSSAPEAPLIQMLLQTPGIKLFDFSQAEAYTRRLPFLTHVILPRGIVDLGQNIPAQDYHLIAPTATLVAREDLHPALIDLFVQAAAGIHGGTGWFQQQGQFPSARYTEIPVAPEALKFYKDGAPVLQRYMSFWLANFFDRMWVLVVALGALILPLSRVVPPLYVWRIRSRVYRWYGQLRTVEQALEDVPEDRRAAVYAEQLTRLDQIEEMVNQISIPLSFADGLYGLRSHINFVRKRIQTLMGEHPTAAAEAGEPA comes from the coding sequence ATGTCCAAAATCCTCGCGTTCAGCCGCTTTTCCGTGCGCGATTTCCTCGCCACCGCCGGCCCCACCCTGCTGCTGATCGGCGCCGTCTGCGCGCTGGCGTACTGGCTGGTCGATCCGGCGCCGCCGCGTCAGGTCAGCCTGTCGACGGGGCAGGACAATAGCGCCTATGAAGAATTCGGCAAGAAATACGCGGCCACCCTGGCCAAGCACGGCATCAAGGTGACCCTGCAGCCATCGCTGGGCTCGCAGGAAAACCTGCAGCGCTTAAATGGCGGCAAGACCGATATCGCCTTCGTGCAAAGCGGCTCGACGGAGCACGCCGATGCCGAACGGCATGGCCTGATTTCGCTGGGCAGCCTGTTTACGGAACCCGTGTGGCTGTTCATGCGCGAAGACAAGGCCGTCACGGAGCTGACGCAACTGAAAGGCATGAAGATCAACCTGGGGCCGGAGGGCACGGGCGTGCCCAGCCTGTTCCGTCAATTGCTGTCCGTAAATGGCGTAGAAGCAACGGAGCTGACGGTAAGCGACCTGCAAAACACGCCCGCCACGGTGGAGCTGCTGGAAGGGCGCATCGACGGCCTCGTGTTCAGCTCGGCGCCGGAAGCGCCGCTGATCCAGATGCTGCTGCAAACGCCGGGCATCAAGCTGTTTGATTTTTCGCAAGCCGAGGCGTACACGCGGCGCCTGCCCTTTCTGACCCACGTCATCTTGCCGCGTGGCATCGTCGACCTGGGGCAGAACATTCCCGCGCAGGATTATCACCTGATCGCGCCGACCGCCACGCTGGTGGCGCGCGAAGACTTGCATCCGGCCCTGATCGACCTGTTCGTGCAGGCGGCGGCCGGCATCCACGGCGGCACGGGCTGGTTCCAGCAGCAGGGGCAGTTCCCGTCCGCGCGCTACACGGAAATTCCCGTCGCGCCGGAAGCGCTGAAATTCTACAAGGATGGCGCGCCCGTGCTGCAGCGCTATATGAGTTTCTGGCTGGCCAATTTCTTCGACCGCATGTGGGTGCTGGTGGTGGCGCTGGGCGCGCTGATCCTGCCCCTGTCGCGCGTCGTGCCGCCGCTGTATGTGTGGCGCATCCGCTCGCGCGTGTACCGCTGGTATGGCCAGCTGCGCACGGTCGAGCAGGCGCTGGAAGACGTGCCGGAAGATAGGCGTGCTGCAGTGTATGCGGAGCAATTGACGCGGCTCGACCAGATCGAGGAAATGGTCAACCAGATTTCGATCCCGCTGTCGTTTGCGGACGGCCTGTACGGCTTGCGCAGCCACATCAATTTCGTGCGCAAGCGGATTCAAACCCTGATGGGCGAGCATCCGACCGCCGCGGCGGAGGCGGGCGAGCCGGCCTGA